One window of Nocardia sp. NBC_00508 genomic DNA carries:
- a CDS encoding ATP-binding protein, producing MSVVQARGDVLPASTSEFIGRETELDRLGALLDSDARLITLVGPGGIGKTRLAAEALRRGSRTRRRPVYWARLAELDADSDASAQDVMQSAVRTDLSSPPSHAALVRTFTSGDRSTDGAVLVLDNCEHLLGAVAAMIAELLDAAPGLTILATSREPIGWVDEYILAVPPLSPRQSLELFRQRAELIGRALPDDREQVAVAARICRRVDHNPLFIRLAAARLRHQPAVMVLRELTGDADDKRLGWTHGARAGAEERHRGVYDVVAWSFALCSAPEQLLLERLSVFAAGYETDDESVRGGIELDAAIAVCADDSLPAREIEHLLERLTEQSLLSAHLTATTVSWYLVESVRVFARDRLRRRDRGEFDRLAARHRRYFRDKVIAGQAMWLGPHDLAWLAWARSAWNDIVLGIESGLADPAEVMVALETATVLLSMKVPFVKSGAGALTRLTERALEATRAAGLGPSGVADLATALLGWISLWQGRTDNIPQLLAECVTAPAGSGPRYTDVDFGLPAPVEWMWGLELMLVRGDPHAITVLTRARHRFAEQGDRIGAERSDVFVAFCSALVGDRQQALENTGRFLERSVSSGSTLSTAWAEIARAVALAKHGSAAEALAMTHGVLTRHRGEQDTWTASWAVGAHIVALAQVLIAERVSGGDPAAATAAATEIAYLVGSFKTRQRSMGIAVDRVPLIAAEIRSAAEVARTVLGDRAYASAERRTRLRPELDALWWPTTDSAPTSRRPDRPSASRPTPRRRTSRWSELSQAERDVAVLAAAGWPNSAIAARRRSSIRTVDAQVAAIRQKLMIASRADIAGHIPDELADRVRYESERRPRRGRAGGTRNR from the coding sequence ATGTCCGTGGTTCAGGCACGTGGCGACGTGCTGCCTGCGTCCACCAGTGAATTCATCGGCCGGGAAACGGAATTGGACCGGCTGGGCGCGCTGCTGGACAGCGACGCCCGCCTGATCACCCTGGTCGGCCCCGGTGGGATCGGGAAGACGCGATTAGCCGCGGAGGCGCTGCGCCGTGGTTCGCGCACCAGGCGCAGGCCGGTCTACTGGGCGCGCCTGGCCGAACTGGACGCCGATAGCGACGCCAGCGCGCAGGACGTGATGCAGTCGGCGGTGCGCACCGACCTCAGCTCCCCGCCGAGCCACGCCGCGTTGGTGCGCACCTTCACCAGCGGTGACCGTTCCACCGATGGCGCGGTTCTGGTACTGGACAACTGCGAACACCTGCTCGGCGCGGTCGCGGCCATGATCGCCGAACTGCTGGATGCCGCGCCCGGACTCACCATCCTGGCCACCAGCCGGGAACCGATCGGCTGGGTCGACGAGTACATCCTGGCCGTGCCGCCGCTGTCGCCACGCCAGTCGCTCGAATTGTTCCGCCAGCGAGCCGAACTCATCGGGCGGGCGCTCCCGGACGATCGCGAGCAGGTCGCCGTCGCCGCGCGGATCTGCCGCCGGGTCGACCACAACCCGCTGTTCATCCGGCTGGCCGCGGCCCGGCTGCGGCATCAGCCAGCGGTGATGGTGTTGCGGGAACTCACCGGCGACGCCGACGACAAGCGCCTGGGCTGGACGCACGGGGCCCGAGCGGGCGCCGAGGAGCGCCACCGCGGCGTCTACGACGTCGTCGCCTGGTCCTTCGCGCTCTGCAGCGCGCCCGAGCAACTGCTGCTGGAGCGGCTGTCGGTCTTCGCCGCGGGCTACGAGACCGATGACGAGTCGGTGCGTGGCGGCATCGAACTCGACGCCGCGATCGCGGTGTGTGCCGACGACTCCCTCCCCGCGCGTGAGATCGAGCACCTGCTGGAGCGGCTCACCGAACAATCGCTGCTGTCGGCGCATCTGACCGCGACCACGGTCAGCTGGTACCTGGTGGAAAGCGTGCGCGTGTTCGCCCGCGACCGGCTGCGTCGCCGCGACCGCGGTGAGTTCGACCGGCTCGCCGCCCGGCACCGCCGGTATTTCCGGGACAAGGTCATCGCCGGACAAGCCATGTGGCTCGGCCCGCACGACCTGGCCTGGCTGGCATGGGCGCGGTCGGCGTGGAACGACATCGTGCTCGGCATCGAATCCGGCCTCGCCGATCCGGCGGAGGTCATGGTCGCGCTGGAGACCGCCACCGTTCTGCTCTCGATGAAGGTCCCGTTCGTCAAATCCGGTGCGGGCGCGTTGACCCGGCTGACCGAACGCGCGCTGGAAGCCACCAGGGCGGCCGGGCTCGGTCCCTCCGGGGTCGCCGACCTCGCCACCGCGCTGCTCGGCTGGATCTCGCTGTGGCAGGGGCGGACCGACAACATCCCGCAGTTGCTCGCCGAGTGCGTGACCGCGCCGGCCGGGTCGGGGCCGCGCTACACCGACGTGGATTTCGGACTGCCCGCGCCGGTGGAATGGATGTGGGGACTCGAGCTGATGCTGGTACGCGGCGACCCGCACGCGATCACCGTCCTCACCCGGGCTCGCCACAGGTTCGCCGAGCAGGGCGACCGGATCGGCGCCGAGCGCAGCGACGTGTTCGTGGCGTTCTGCTCCGCGCTGGTCGGCGACCGGCAGCAAGCGCTGGAGAACACCGGGCGGTTCCTGGAGCGGTCGGTGTCGTCGGGCTCGACGCTGTCGACGGCGTGGGCGGAGATCGCGCGCGCCGTGGCGCTGGCCAAGCACGGGTCCGCCGCCGAGGCGCTGGCGATGACCCACGGGGTGCTCACCCGCCACCGCGGTGAGCAGGACACCTGGACGGCGAGCTGGGCGGTCGGCGCGCACATCGTGGCGTTGGCCCAGGTCCTCATCGCCGAGCGGGTCAGCGGTGGCGATCCCGCGGCGGCCACTGCCGCGGCCACCGAGATCGCCTATCTGGTCGGGAGCTTCAAGACCCGGCAGCGTTCGATGGGTATCGCCGTCGACCGGGTGCCACTGATCGCCGCCGAGATCCGCAGCGCCGCGGAGGTCGCCCGCACCGTGCTCGGCGACCGGGCATACGCGTCAGCCGAGCGCCGGACTCGGCTACGCCCCGAACTCGACGCGCTGTGGTGGCCGACCACGGACTCGGCGCCGACGTCCCGGCGACCGGACCGGCCGAGCGCCTCCCGCCCCACGCCGCGGCGGCGCACGTCGCGCTGGAGCGAGCTGTCGCAGGCCGAACGCGACGTCGCCGTCCTCGCGGCGGCGGGCTGGCCCAACAGCGCCATCGCGGCCCGGCGGCGCAGCTCCATCCGAACGGTCGACGCGCAGGTCGCGGCCATCCGGCAGAAGCTGATGATCGCCTCCCGCGCCGACATCGCGGGCCACATTCCCGACGAACTCGCCGATCGCGTCCGGTACGAATCCGAGCGGCGGCCCAGACGCGGGCGCGCGGGAGGGACGCGGAATCGCTAG
- a CDS encoding DUF1707 SHOCT-like domain-containing protein, with translation MGESAGPPASIADRERALRELTQHLGAGRIGLTEFDELSAVVAAATSKAQLAELFAELPGSTPPAPEVTPTNPLPRLAVLAGAAAVFSVVLAVTTGNWLWLLVILAAPALFMLTARTT, from the coding sequence ATGGGTGAATCAGCGGGCCCTCCGGCCAGTATCGCCGACCGCGAGCGGGCGCTTCGCGAGCTGACCCAGCACTTGGGCGCGGGCCGCATCGGTCTGACCGAGTTCGACGAGCTCAGCGCGGTCGTCGCGGCCGCGACCAGCAAGGCTCAGCTGGCCGAGCTATTCGCCGAGCTGCCCGGCAGCACACCGCCCGCACCCGAGGTGACCCCGACCAATCCTCTGCCTCGCCTCGCCGTTCTGGCGGGAGCGGCCGCGGTGTTCTCGGTGGTACTCGCGGTGACCACCGGCAACTGGCTGTGGCTGCTGGTGATCCTGGCAGCGCCAGCGCTTTTCATGCTCACGGCGCGGACGACCTGA
- a CDS encoding dihydrofolate reductase family protein, whose protein sequence is MGSVTLWMQMSLDGFAEGPDQEIHWPVVDEELCESFLDELRSADLFLYGRKTYEIMASFWPTADVDPAISEFYVDFARCWKQTPKLVFSRTLPTAGWNTRIVQEDLVEQITALRAQPGCDMVLFGGAETASAFMKHDLIDEYRLFVHPILLGGGIPLFPTPAVASGLQLVDVMTFDSAVVQMHYQQMASASTV, encoded by the coding sequence ATGGGTAGCGTGACGCTGTGGATGCAGATGTCGCTCGACGGCTTCGCGGAGGGACCGGATCAGGAAATCCACTGGCCAGTGGTCGATGAGGAATTGTGCGAGTCGTTCCTCGACGAACTGCGTTCGGCCGACCTGTTCCTCTACGGCCGCAAGACGTACGAGATCATGGCATCGTTCTGGCCGACCGCCGACGTGGATCCGGCGATCTCGGAGTTCTACGTCGATTTCGCGCGGTGCTGGAAACAGACACCGAAGCTCGTCTTCTCCCGCACCCTGCCCACCGCGGGGTGGAACACCCGCATCGTCCAGGAGGATCTGGTCGAGCAGATCACCGCTCTCCGCGCACAGCCGGGCTGCGACATGGTGCTGTTCGGCGGCGCGGAGACGGCGTCGGCGTTCATGAAGCACGATCTGATCGATGAGTACCGGCTGTTCGTCCACCCCATCCTGCTCGGTGGCGGCATCCCGCTGTTCCCGACGCCCGCGGTGGCCTCGGGGCTGCAGCTGGTCGATGTGATGACTTTCGACAGCGCGGTCGTCCAGATGCACTACCAGCAGATGGCCTCGGCGTCGACGGTGTAG
- a CDS encoding MerR family transcriptional regulator, translated as MTAGTEYTIDQLAREAGTTVRSLRVYHERGVLPPPQVKGRTGFYGTDHLNRVRTISRLLDRGIKLNGIKELLNAWDRGDDLGDILGVAEPGAVETAAIDAGETIAATELAERYRDVPNGLARVVATGLYEPVDAATYRIADRRLAHSFDRMTAAGVPPDDVLGELEKLRADADRIARRFVDLFRRTAWASFQDSGRGPADVADLAQRLDATRVIPGETAVELVNHFVTKYLDEDTEFSEALPQD; from the coding sequence ATGACTGCGGGTACGGAGTACACGATCGACCAGCTGGCGCGGGAGGCCGGTACGACCGTGCGCAGCCTGCGCGTTTACCACGAACGCGGTGTGCTGCCGCCCCCGCAGGTCAAGGGGCGGACCGGGTTCTACGGCACCGACCACCTGAACCGGGTGCGCACCATCAGCAGGCTCCTCGACCGGGGGATCAAACTCAACGGCATCAAGGAATTGCTCAACGCCTGGGACCGCGGTGACGACCTGGGTGACATCCTCGGCGTCGCCGAGCCCGGCGCGGTCGAGACGGCCGCCATCGACGCCGGGGAGACCATCGCGGCGACCGAACTCGCCGAGCGTTACCGCGACGTGCCCAACGGTCTGGCGCGGGTGGTCGCCACGGGCCTGTACGAGCCGGTGGACGCGGCGACCTATCGGATCGCCGATCGCAGGCTGGCGCACAGCTTCGATCGCATGACCGCCGCAGGCGTGCCGCCCGATGACGTGCTCGGCGAGCTGGAAAAGCTGCGCGCCGACGCCGACCGGATCGCCCGCCGGTTCGTCGACCTCTTCCGGCGCACGGCCTGGGCGTCGTTCCAGGATTCCGGCCGCGGCCCAGCGGATGTCGCCGATCTCGCGCAACGGCTCGACGCGACCCGCGTGATTCCCGGCGAGACCGCTGTGGAACTCGTAAACCATTTCGTCACAAAGTATCTCGACGAAGACACCGAGTTCTCCGAGGCGCTGCCGCAGGACTGA
- a CDS encoding tetratricopeptide repeat protein, with protein sequence MPEHPSASDRPPAHPWANRRMRGTEVPRRTSHPWATRHLLKTEVAPRLPNPWSTPRYVEDRSKRAVAVDSAPSVVDPSTAPDAALWTDDANGTDAAPEPTIGTAELLLGQLESEPGSGRSARSRPSVRRLGGGLVSMPKVSPLDPRTAVMQDPEVPEHKRFCWKCQQPVGRTTDAGRGAVEGECGRCSSPFNFRPSLQPGEMVADQYEVQGCLAHGGLGWIYLAVDRNVSDRWVVLKGLQNPLDFEAHVVALAERQFLSEVAYPGIVKIHNFVKHRSGRDVADGYIVMEYVGGRSLKKMLDLRAPERIPVSEAIAFMMEILPALDYLHSFGLAYNDLKPDNIMVSEDEVKLIDLGAVAAMESYGSIYGTPGYQAPEITETGPTVASDIYTVGRTLAALVMDMPKNADGHQLPGIPSPEQQPLLRRYPALRRLLLRATDPDPRRRFPTAYSMYGQLAGVLRMVLAYDTLKEHPQASLEYGAMRGDFGIETLIGQTDGMADGRHRLPALDAPSVVAALPVPLIDGEDPSADLLSTLLHGDPRHALDALRRTADRIVSGTIREPETFELEGTLTAVRAHLDLGEVVPACDRLADLRPDYGTDWRIEWYSAIAALLDGQYERAFEYFDLVHSMLPGEIAPALALAATAELTLQHLGDAAGDNHWGGLAEEYYRTVWRTNHGVVSAAFGLARRLAADGGLLEAVEVLDQVPEASRYQNVARMTGCLLLVSQPIPETMEADLLEAAARLDAAPDEPRALQLQVIVVGAALEWVRAGGRSAAPDATLLGFPFTLLGLQRGLESSLRALARIAPHRLHRYRLVDLANSVRPKSRW encoded by the coding sequence ATGCCGGAGCACCCCAGCGCCTCCGACCGTCCGCCCGCGCATCCGTGGGCGAATCGGCGAATGCGCGGCACCGAGGTGCCTCGGCGAACTTCCCACCCCTGGGCGACTCGGCACCTGCTCAAAACCGAAGTGGCCCCACGACTCCCCAATCCGTGGTCGACGCCGCGGTACGTCGAGGACCGGTCGAAACGTGCCGTCGCCGTGGACTCGGCCCCGAGCGTCGTCGACCCCTCGACCGCTCCGGACGCCGCACTCTGGACCGACGACGCGAACGGGACGGACGCGGCACCCGAGCCGACCATCGGCACCGCCGAGTTGCTGCTCGGTCAACTCGAATCGGAACCCGGTTCCGGGCGCAGCGCGCGCTCGCGGCCGAGCGTGCGAAGATTGGGCGGCGGTCTGGTGTCCATGCCCAAAGTGAGCCCGCTCGATCCGCGCACCGCGGTCATGCAAGACCCGGAAGTGCCCGAGCACAAACGGTTTTGCTGGAAGTGTCAGCAGCCGGTCGGCCGTACGACCGATGCGGGGCGGGGCGCGGTCGAGGGGGAGTGCGGCCGATGCAGCTCCCCGTTCAACTTCCGGCCCTCGCTCCAACCGGGCGAGATGGTCGCCGACCAGTACGAGGTTCAGGGCTGTCTGGCCCACGGCGGGCTGGGCTGGATCTACCTCGCCGTCGATCGCAATGTGAGCGACCGCTGGGTGGTGCTCAAGGGGTTGCAGAACCCGCTCGACTTCGAGGCGCACGTGGTCGCCCTCGCCGAACGCCAATTCCTCTCCGAGGTGGCCTATCCCGGCATCGTCAAGATCCACAACTTCGTCAAGCACCGCTCCGGCCGCGATGTGGCCGACGGCTACATCGTCATGGAGTACGTCGGCGGGCGCTCGCTGAAGAAGATGCTGGATCTCCGTGCGCCGGAACGTATTCCGGTGTCCGAGGCGATCGCCTTCATGATGGAGATCCTGCCCGCGCTGGACTATCTGCACTCCTTCGGCCTGGCCTACAACGACCTCAAGCCGGACAACATCATGGTCAGCGAGGACGAGGTCAAGCTGATCGACCTCGGCGCGGTCGCCGCGATGGAGTCCTACGGCAGCATCTACGGCACCCCCGGCTACCAGGCGCCCGAGATCACCGAGACCGGTCCGACCGTGGCCTCCGACATCTACACCGTCGGCCGGACGTTGGCCGCGCTGGTCATGGACATGCCCAAGAACGCCGACGGTCACCAGCTGCCCGGCATTCCGTCGCCGGAGCAGCAGCCGCTGCTGCGGCGCTACCCGGCGCTGCGCCGGTTGTTGCTGCGTGCGACCGATCCGGATCCGCGCCGCCGCTTCCCGACCGCCTATTCGATGTACGGCCAGCTCGCCGGGGTCCTGCGGATGGTGCTCGCCTACGACACGCTCAAGGAGCATCCTCAGGCGTCACTCGAATACGGCGCGATGCGTGGCGATTTCGGCATCGAGACGCTGATCGGGCAGACCGACGGGATGGCCGACGGGCGGCACCGATTGCCCGCACTGGACGCACCGAGTGTCGTCGCGGCTCTGCCGGTGCCGTTGATCGACGGCGAGGACCCCAGCGCCGACCTGCTGTCCACGCTTCTGCACGGCGACCCGAGGCACGCCCTGGACGCGTTGCGCCGCACCGCCGACCGGATCGTCTCCGGGACGATCCGGGAGCCGGAGACCTTCGAACTGGAGGGCACGCTCACCGCGGTGCGCGCGCACCTCGACCTCGGTGAAGTCGTGCCCGCGTGCGATCGGCTCGCCGATCTGCGGCCGGACTACGGCACGGACTGGCGCATCGAGTGGTACTCCGCCATCGCCGCGCTGCTGGACGGCCAGTACGAGCGCGCCTTCGAGTACTTCGATCTGGTGCACAGCATGTTGCCCGGCGAGATCGCCCCCGCCCTGGCGCTGGCCGCCACGGCGGAACTCACCCTGCAGCATCTCGGGGACGCCGCCGGCGACAACCACTGGGGTGGGCTCGCCGAGGAGTACTACCGCACCGTGTGGCGGACCAACCACGGCGTGGTGAGCGCGGCCTTCGGCTTGGCCCGCAGGCTCGCCGCCGACGGTGGCCTGCTGGAGGCCGTGGAGGTCCTGGACCAGGTGCCGGAGGCCTCGCGATATCAGAACGTGGCGCGGATGACCGGGTGCCTGCTGTTGGTCTCCCAACCGATTCCGGAGACGATGGAGGCCGACCTGCTCGAGGCCGCGGCGCGCCTCGATGCCGCGCCGGACGAGCCACGAGCGCTGCAGCTGCAGGTCATCGTGGTGGGGGCGGCGCTGGAGTGGGTGCGGGCCGGCGGTCGATCGGCCGCCCCCGACGCGACCCTGCTCGGTTTCCCGTTCACCTTGCTGGGGCTGCAACGCGGGCTCGAGTCCAGCCTGCGTGCGCTGGCGCGGATCGCGCCGCATCGCCTGCACCGGTACCGCTTGGTCGACCTGGCCAACTCCGTGCGGCCGAAGTCGCGATGGTGA